Genomic window (Dyadobacter fanqingshengii):
CGCTGAATGTGTTTGGCTGCGCCCCTGGTTTAAGTTGTGTGGCAATGGTCCATTGGCCTTCCTTCGGTAAATTAAATTTTACCTCGATAGGTGCTTTCTGCAATTCCCTTACCCACAAAAAAGTCGCTGGCGCATTCAAATGAATGCTATTCTGATCCAAGCCTGCGTAAGTTCCGTCGGCGTGATTGGCATAAAGCGTGTATTGCACTTTTACAAAACCATTCAATCCCGAAACTTTATACACATCGCCATCAACACGCTGAACCGCAATTTCCTGACCTGCTCTGTCCAAAGCCTTTACATCATAAACATTCTTTCCGTACTCATGCGTGGCATAACGGCCGGGTGAAGAACGGCTCATGCGAAATGTCAATTCCTTCTGCGGTGCATCGGTAACCGTCACAGCAACGTTAGCTTCGTGATGGACGAGATTGGGGAATGAAACTTCATAGTTGATCTTTTGCGCAAAAGCATAATTCACAAAAAATGGAAGCGTGCACAGGTAAAAAAGTTTTTTCATAGCAGCGATGATATCAAAATGGAAGCGTTCAATTTAATCTTAATCTTCTACATTTAATACGGGGATGATTGCACTCAGCTGATAATTGCTTAATTTTTCCGTTCTAAATGATATCCAAACCTGAAATAACCTTATTGATGAAACAAATACTTTTGTCCCTGTGCCTGCTTTTGCTTAGCATTTCCCACCAATCCCAGAGCCAGACGAAAACACTTTTTAATGGCAAAGACTTGAAAGGCTGGCACATTGATGTTCCCGATATGGATAAGGATCCGGCTTTGAAAACGCCATTTATTGTACGCAATGGCTTATTGGTAAGTTTGGGAACGCCGGGCGGGCATTTGATTACCGACGATCAATATGAAAATTTCCGCTTGACTTTTCAGTATCGTTTCGCGGGCAAGCCGGGCAATTGCGGTGCGCTGGTTTTCGTTTCAACGCCCCGTGCACTTTATGAAATGTTCCCCAAATCAATCGAGGTTCAAATGATGAATCAGAATGCCGGGGATTTCTGGTGTATCCAGGAGGACATTACGGTGCCTGATATGGAAAAAAGGCGCGGCCCAAAGGAAAAATGGGGTGTCAATGGTGACAAATTAAGAAGAATCCCCAACCTGACTGATGGAACCGAAAAACCGCTCGGCGAATGGAATTCAATGACGATCGAATGCGTAAAAAATTCAATTAAGGTGTGGCTGAACGGAGTGATGGTTAATTATGGTTATAATGCAACAGCGCAGAAGGGACAAATTGCTTTACAGGCGGAAGGCTCGGAAGTGGAATTCAAGGAAGTGAAAGTTGCATCCATTAAATCTTTGTCAAAATAAATGTTTGAAATAAAATCGGATCGGCTGGTCAGGAACATCTCTATTTTTCTGATACTCATTGCCAACATCGGCTGCGACCAGATCTCGAAAAATGTGATCCGTAAAAATGTGGGGTTTTATCAGACGATCAGCGTTGTAGAAGACATCGTAACAATAACTTATGTGGAAAACACCGGAGCATTTCTGAGCATCGGCAGCGGACTTCCGCACACGCTGAAAGTGATTCTGCTATCCGTTATTCCGTTGATAGTACTCTTTTTTGGCGTTGCTTACATATTAATGAAGCGGAACCTCACGCTCATGAGCGCGCTGGCGCTTAGCTTCGCAATTGGCGGCGGGATCGGCAACATTTACGACCGGCTCGTTCACGGATCAGTAACCGATTTTCTGCATATTAACCTGGGTTTTTTCCAAACCGGCATTTTTAATATGGCCGACGTGTCGATCATGATGGGAATGTTCATCTTTTTTATTCAGTCCTATACACGGCAAAAGGCAAGAATGCTGGGTTAACCACATGCCTTTAAATGCAAAAAACTCCTTCGCAGGAGTTTTTTGCATTATATACTATTCTCAACAACTACGCTGCTCCAACCGATCTGCGGATGATATTCAATGCAGAACCTGCTTTGAACCATTCAATCTGCTGCTCGTTGTAAGTATGGTTCACCGGAAATTCTTCGTTTGTACCGTCAATGTGATGCAAAACGATTGTTAGCGGCTGGCCTTCTGCGAATGTTTCCAATCCGAGGATATCAATTGAATCATCTTCCTGAATTTTATCGTAGTCGGCTGTGTAGGCAAACGTTAATGCAAGCATTCCCTGCTTTTTCAGGTTCGTTTCGTGGATACGCGCAAAGGATTTGGTTAAAATGGCTCGAACACCAAGGAAACGTGGCTCCATTGCGGCATGCTCGCGGGATGATCCTTCTCCGTAATTTTCATCTCCCACAACGATCGTTCCGATGCCATGTGCTTTGTAATCACGCTGCACCGCCGGAACTTCCGCATATTGATTTGTCAGTTGATTCTTAATGGTGTTGGTTTTCTCATTATAGTAGTTAACCGCCCCGATCAACATGTTGTTGGAGATATTATCAAGGTGTCCCCGGTATTTCAACCACGGGCCTGCCATTGAAATATGGTCCGTTGTACATTTTCCTTTTGCCTTAATAAGGAGTTTCAAACCTTTCAGATCTGTCCCTTCCCAAGCTGCAAATGGTTCAAGCAACTGCAAGCGATCCGAAGTGGGGCTTACCAAAACCTGAACCTGGCTAGGATCTGACGCAGGAGCCTGATAACCAGCATCTTCTACTGCATATCCTCTCACAGGCTGCTCCAAACCACTTGGTTCGTCCAGCATTACTTCAACACCCTCTGAATTGATGAGCTTGTCTGTACGCGGATCAAAAGTAAGGCGGCCAGCAATCGCCAACGCCGTTACGATTTCAGGAGAAGCAACGAATGAGTGCGTATTAGGGTTACCATCCGCACGTTTCGAGAAATTTCGGTTGAATGATGTGATAATGGAGTTTTTCTCCCCTTTTTCAGCACCGTGACGCGCCCACTGACCGATACATGGTCCGCAAGCATTCGCCAAAACAACACCGCCGATGTGAGCAAATGTATCCAGATAACCATCCCGTTCCACCGTATAGCGAACGAGTTCGGAACCCGGCGTAATGGTATATTCTGAGCTTACCGTCAATTTTTTATCAACAGCCTGCTGCGCCAGTGACGCCGCGCGGCTTACATCTTCATAACTTGAATTGGTGCATGAACCGATCAATCCAACCGAAAGCACTTCCGGCCAGCCGTTTTCTCTCACCGCTGTCGCGAATTTAGAAAGCGGCCACGCCAAATCCGGTGTGAAAGGTCCATTCACATGCGGTTCTAATGTAGAAAGATCCAATTCGATCAGTTGATCAAAATAGGTTGCAGGATCTGCATAAATCTCGTCATCAGATCGCAAATATTCTTTAATGCTGTCCGCAGCATCTGCAATTTCAGCTCTCTCAGTTGCTCTCAGATAAGCCGCGCTTCTTGCGTCATAAGCGAAAATAGAAGTCGTTGCTCCGATTTCGGCACCCATGTTGCATATTGTGGCCTTACCCGTTGCTGAAATGCTTTCTGCACCATCACCAAAGTATTCAACGACATATCCTGTTCCGCCTTTTACAGTCAACTGTCCTGCAACCCAAAGAATTACGTCCTTGGCAGCAGTCCACCCACTCAGCTTTCCAGTCAATTTAACGCCGATCAAACGTGGCATTTTAAGCTCCCATGCGAGTCCTGACATCACATCACTGGCATCAGCACCGCCCACACCAATCGCGATCATTCCCAAACCACCCGCATTAGGCGTATGTGAGTCCGTTCCGATCATCATACCGCCCGGAAACGCGTAGTTTTCAAGCACAACCTGGTGAATGATACCCGCTCCTGCTCTCCAAAAGCCTAAGCCGTATTTATTGGAAACGGAAGAAAGGAAATCGTAGACTTCTTTGTTCTTATCAACCGCATTTTTCAAATCCTGCGTCGCTCCGACTTCTGCCTGGATCAAGTGATCGCAATGCACCGTAGAAGGAACCGCTACTTGCGGCCTTCCGGCCTGCATGAATTGCAAAAGCGCCATCTGGGCCGTCGCGTCCTGCATGGCCACACGGTCCGGAGCAAAATCTACGTAAGATTTGCCGCGTTCGTATACTTGCGTCGGCGTCCCTTCCCACAAATGGGAATATAAAATCTTTTCTGCCAGAGTTAAAGGCCGCCCTTCAATTTTACGAGCAGCTTCTACTCTTTCCTGCATGCGGGCGTAAACGCCCTTAATCATCTCTAAGTCAAAAGCCATAGTAATTGGAATTAATGCTAATACATGCACAAGCGTCAACAACTGTGCCAGTAGTAACTACCTGCTCAATTGTTTGACAGGAGGTGCGAACTTGGTAAGGTCAATGCCGACCACAGCTGCTTTGTATTCATCTAAATTGGGAATTCGCCCAAGGATTGCAGACAAAACAACAACTGGTGTGGATGCAAGCAAGGACTCTCCTTTTTTACGATCCGAATCTTCAACGACCCTTCCCTGGAAAAGGCGGGTGGATGTTGCGAGAACCGTATCACCTTTGGCAGCCTTTTCCTGGTTACCCATGCACAGGTTACAGCCGGGACGTTCCAGATACATCATGTTTTCGTATTCGGTGCGTGCTGCAACTTTCGGAGCACTGTCATTAAATTCGAAGCCTGAGTATTTCTGCAAGACATCCCAGTCACCTTCATTTTTAAGCTCTTCTACGATATTATAGGTAGGTGCCGCCACCACAAGCGGTGCACGGAATTCAACCTTGCCTTGTTGCTCTTCCAGATTCCTGAGCATTTGAGAAACAATTTTCAAATCTCCCTTATGAACCATACACGAGCCCACAAAACCCAGATCGACTTTTTTATCCTCTCCATAAAAAGAGAGCGCGCGAATCGTATCGTGCGTGTAACGCTTGGAAACATCTTTGTTATTAACATCAGGATCCGCAATCATAGGCTCCACGATCACATCCAAGTCGATCACGACTTCGGCGTAATATTTTGCATTTGCGTCCGGAACCAACGCAGGTTTTTCACCTGACTTAATCTCAGCAATTCGCTTGTCCGCTTTATTGATCAATCCCTGCAGAACCTGTTTGTGATTCTCCATGCCTTTATCGATCATGATCTGGATTCTGCTTTTTGCAATTTCCAGTGATTGGATCAATGTGTCGTCCTCGGAAATACAGATGGAAGCTTTCGCCTTCATTTCTGCGGTCCAGTCGGTGAATGTGAAAGCCTGATCAGCCGGAAGCGTTCCTAAATGCACCTCGATGATCCTGCCCTGAAAAACATTTTCACCACCAAATTTTTGAAGCATTTGTGCCTGCGTCGCATGAACCACATCACGGAAATCCATGTGATCCTTCATGTCACCTTTGAAAGTTACCTTAACTGATTCAGGGATCGGCATGGAAGCTTCACCCGTTGCCAATGCAAGCGCAACAGTTCCAGAATCAGCACCGAACGCAACACCTTTGGACATTCTTGTGTGCGAATCACCACCGATGATGATCGCCCATTCGTCGATCGTAATATCATTAAGCACTTTGTGTATCACGTCCGTCATGGCGTGATATTCACCTTTCGGATCGCGGGCGGTAATCAAGCCGAAATCATTCATGAATTTCATGAGTTTCGGAATGTTCGCCTGCGCCTTTTTATCCCAAACGGAAGCCGTGTGGCAGCCAGACTGATAAGCACCGTCAACGATTGGCGAAATTGTTGTTGCAGCCATCGACTCCAATTCCTGAGCAGTCATAAGGCCCGTAGTATCCTGCGATCCTACGATATTTACTTCAACACGAACATCCGAACCGGCGTGCAACACTTTGCCCGGCGTAATGCCAACCGCATTTCTGTTAAATATTTTTTCAACCGCAGTAAGGCCTTGTCCTTCGTACGAAATTTCCTTCGAAGGAGCAAATACAAGCGGGATATCAATTCCCAGAATCTTTGACGCGATCGTCTGGATTTTTTTACCAAATACAATGGCATATGAACCGCCAGCTCTGATAAATTCCTTTTTCTGAGGCGTAAGCGCCTTCGAAATGTCGATCAGTTCGCGGTCGCCATGATATAGTTTTTTTGTTCTTGTATTAATGGTAAGCACAGTGCCCGTAGCAACCGAGTAAACTTCTTCAAGAATAGGGTCACCATTTTCATTGCGAACGATTGCCCCATTTTCATCCACTTTTTTAACCCAGTTTTTCAGGTCAATGCCAATGCCGCCCGTAACATCAACAGTTGTAAGGAAAATCGGCGAAATGCCATTTGTTCCACCAACGATCGGAGCGATATTGACGAACGGGATGTAAGGGCTCGCTGGTTTACCAGTCCACAAAGCCACGTTGTTCACCCCCGACATTCTGGATGAGCCAACACCCATTGTGCCCTTCTCGGCAATCAGCATTACGCTCTTGCCCGGATGTTCTTCCTGCAAAGCCTTGATCTCGTTCTGAGCCTGAGGCGTAATCATACACAAGCCATGTAATTCACGGTCTGAACGTGAATGCGCCTGGTTCCCGGGAGACAGCAGATCCGTAGAAATGTCGCCTTCGCCGGCAATAAAAGTAACGATTTGAATTTCCTCAGGCACTTCCGGCAATTTTGTAAAAAACTCTGCCTGTGCGTAACTCCTGATAATCTCCTTCGCAACTTCGTTATCGTTCTTAAATGCTTCCTTTAAACGGTCAATATCTGCGTCATAAAGGAAAACTTGTGTTTTAAGGACCTCAGCAGCTTGTCTTGCAATGGTGTAGTGATCGCCCAAAGCCAAGTCAAGTAATACTTCAATGGAAGGGCCGCCTTTCATGTGAGATAACAACTCAAATGCAAAAGCAGGCGTAATTTCTTCTAGTATGGATTCCCCGAGAATAATCTCTTTTAAAAACCGCGCTTTTACACTGGCAGCGCTTGTGGTTCCGGGTAAAGTATTGTAAATGAAAAATTTGAGAGAGTCTTGGCGATGCTCGCTATGAACATCTTTAATCTGCGCGATAATTTCGCCCAGCAATTCAGCGCCGTCTATCGGCTTTGGGTGAAGTCCCTGGGTTGCTCTTTCTTCAATCTCCTTAATGTAGTCCTTATAAATATTCATAGTGAAAATTTTCAATATACGCCTCTTGAATTGGGAAGATTTTTGTTATTAAAACACGCGAAAATACAAATTAACAGCATATGCGGAGGCCTGCCCGCTCTTTTTCGCTCCTATTTAGCATCATTATATACTAAGGACGCATTTAGATAACCTTGCCCTGATTCTTTTTGTTCTTACAGTCAGGATATTTAGAAAATAATTTCAAAAACGCGTAACCGGGGCTGCCGTATTATCGGCGATTTTAACCTACCTTTTCGGCAGCGCTTTGATTTTTTGTAGGATTG
Coding sequences:
- a CDS encoding 3-keto-disaccharide hydrolase, whose translation is MKQILLSLCLLLLSISHQSQSQTKTLFNGKDLKGWHIDVPDMDKDPALKTPFIVRNGLLVSLGTPGGHLITDDQYENFRLTFQYRFAGKPGNCGALVFVSTPRALYEMFPKSIEVQMMNQNAGDFWCIQEDITVPDMEKRRGPKEKWGVNGDKLRRIPNLTDGTEKPLGEWNSMTIECVKNSIKVWLNGVMVNYGYNATAQKGQIALQAEGSEVEFKEVKVASIKSLSK
- the lspA gene encoding signal peptidase II codes for the protein MFEIKSDRLVRNISIFLILIANIGCDQISKNVIRKNVGFYQTISVVEDIVTITYVENTGAFLSIGSGLPHTLKVILLSVIPLIVLFFGVAYILMKRNLTLMSALALSFAIGGGIGNIYDRLVHGSVTDFLHINLGFFQTGIFNMADVSIMMGMFIFFIQSYTRQKARMLG
- a CDS encoding aconitate hydratase; this encodes MAFDLEMIKGVYARMQERVEAARKIEGRPLTLAEKILYSHLWEGTPTQVYERGKSYVDFAPDRVAMQDATAQMALLQFMQAGRPQVAVPSTVHCDHLIQAEVGATQDLKNAVDKNKEVYDFLSSVSNKYGLGFWRAGAGIIHQVVLENYAFPGGMMIGTDSHTPNAGGLGMIAIGVGGADASDVMSGLAWELKMPRLIGVKLTGKLSGWTAAKDVILWVAGQLTVKGGTGYVVEYFGDGAESISATGKATICNMGAEIGATTSIFAYDARSAAYLRATERAEIADAADSIKEYLRSDDEIYADPATYFDQLIELDLSTLEPHVNGPFTPDLAWPLSKFATAVRENGWPEVLSVGLIGSCTNSSYEDVSRAASLAQQAVDKKLTVSSEYTITPGSELVRYTVERDGYLDTFAHIGGVVLANACGPCIGQWARHGAEKGEKNSIITSFNRNFSKRADGNPNTHSFVASPEIVTALAIAGRLTFDPRTDKLINSEGVEVMLDEPSGLEQPVRGYAVEDAGYQAPASDPSQVQVLVSPTSDRLQLLEPFAAWEGTDLKGLKLLIKAKGKCTTDHISMAGPWLKYRGHLDNISNNMLIGAVNYYNEKTNTIKNQLTNQYAEVPAVQRDYKAHGIGTIVVGDENYGEGSSREHAAMEPRFLGVRAILTKSFARIHETNLKKQGMLALTFAYTADYDKIQEDDSIDILGLETFAEGQPLTIVLHHIDGTNEEFPVNHTYNEQQIEWFKAGSALNIIRRSVGAA
- a CDS encoding bifunctional aconitate hydratase 2/2-methylisocitrate dehydratase; protein product: MNIYKDYIKEIEERATQGLHPKPIDGAELLGEIIAQIKDVHSEHRQDSLKFFIYNTLPGTTSAASVKARFLKEIILGESILEEITPAFAFELLSHMKGGPSIEVLLDLALGDHYTIARQAAEVLKTQVFLYDADIDRLKEAFKNDNEVAKEIIRSYAQAEFFTKLPEVPEEIQIVTFIAGEGDISTDLLSPGNQAHSRSDRELHGLCMITPQAQNEIKALQEEHPGKSVMLIAEKGTMGVGSSRMSGVNNVALWTGKPASPYIPFVNIAPIVGGTNGISPIFLTTVDVTGGIGIDLKNWVKKVDENGAIVRNENGDPILEEVYSVATGTVLTINTRTKKLYHGDRELIDISKALTPQKKEFIRAGGSYAIVFGKKIQTIASKILGIDIPLVFAPSKEISYEGQGLTAVEKIFNRNAVGITPGKVLHAGSDVRVEVNIVGSQDTTGLMTAQELESMAATTISPIVDGAYQSGCHTASVWDKKAQANIPKLMKFMNDFGLITARDPKGEYHAMTDVIHKVLNDITIDEWAIIIGGDSHTRMSKGVAFGADSGTVALALATGEASMPIPESVKVTFKGDMKDHMDFRDVVHATQAQMLQKFGGENVFQGRIIEVHLGTLPADQAFTFTDWTAEMKAKASICISEDDTLIQSLEIAKSRIQIMIDKGMENHKQVLQGLINKADKRIAEIKSGEKPALVPDANAKYYAEVVIDLDVIVEPMIADPDVNNKDVSKRYTHDTIRALSFYGEDKKVDLGFVGSCMVHKGDLKIVSQMLRNLEEQQGKVEFRAPLVVAAPTYNIVEELKNEGDWDVLQKYSGFEFNDSAPKVAARTEYENMMYLERPGCNLCMGNQEKAAKGDTVLATSTRLFQGRVVEDSDRKKGESLLASTPVVVLSAILGRIPNLDEYKAAVVGIDLTKFAPPVKQLSR